The Rhizoctonia solani chromosome 1, complete sequence sequence CTCAAAAGTATACAATATCTAATGAAGACCAAGATTACCAAGCTCACGAAGCATATCCTCGATTCGGCTGGGATCCCTCTCTATTACTTCCCTCAAACACCTTTCTGCCGCATCCAAATCACTCTGCTGAGCATTCTGGCGACGAAGCTGAGAACGGTACCTCTTTGAGTAGGCTTTCCCAAGCGACTCTAGCCGACCCGCATAACGTCGATGGTCTGAAGGAGTAAGTGCGACAGCCTGGCGATGTAATTCGACAGCATAATTCAAGTATTGGGTCCTGGGAGGTTGAACGGCTGTTCTGTACTTAGCCATGAaagacttgccaagcaaATCAGTGATACGTGCGTGGTCTGGATCTGTAAACGGTGTATATTCGACCGTGACCTTGAGATAATCAATCGCTTTATCTAGGTCGTGAATATCACCTGTGGCTCTGTAGCGAATATGGAAGGCCTTGGCTAGACTGCCTGTTGTAGCCGGATAGGCAGCATGTTCGGTAGTAAGTAATCGGAGAGCCATCTCTTGGATATTGATTGCTGTATTCAAGCTATTCATGTCGTTCTGAACCATGGCACGCATCATGATCGCGTCCCCATAGCTGCGCATTCGCTTCGGTCGCTCTGGGCTTTCTTCCGGGGTATGTTCAACCGCAAACCCTAGGAATTCAACTGCACGAGTAACATCCTCGGCACTATGGGTTCGGTCAAAACGGGATAGTAATGCACCACCCAGTAGTCCGGATAAGGGCGTTCGCTCAGGAGCATTCGTTGGAACCGAGTCAAGTGCTTCTTCACACCGTGCAAGCGCCTGCTCAAGAGACTCCGATCGTCCGTGCATCGTCGGAACGTGCATACTGGGCAAGTTCGATGCGGGCAAAGTCAGCCAATACCTTTGGTCGATCAGAATGTCCAGGTGGAGTGAGCTCGAGTGCTTGATTCAGGTGATTAATAGCTAACTCTGCATAGTCCGGATCTGCGGTGTGCTCAAATTGGGCAGCCAAAGTACGACCCAGCCCCCCATGGCTCTTTATTCTCAGCTCTGGGTCAGGGCTCTCCAGTGAGAATGAAGCTAGTTTCAGCTGAGCTTCGACCGCTTCCTCCATGTCGTCGACGTCCCCATAATGCTCGAACCTTTGAGATAATACAGCGCCGAGCGTTTCAGCGGCTTGAGCTTTTGTAGATAGAGGAAGATTAGACCCCTGGCTGAGTAGTTCTTTGAGATCGGTGATCGCCTGATGGGCCGCTTCGAGATCGCCGCTTGATAGAAACTCGTTGGCTGTGATAGCGGCTCGCTCCTCGGGGAGCATTTCTGCGAGGTCCGGAAGATGGATGCGAGATGATCTTGAAGGAGCCCGGTTCTCTAATGGTCTAAGATCTTGGAGAAAATGGATGGGAATAGGGGGGGTAGGGGTTCGCGTATCAGTAGCGCCCGGTGTCATATCATGAACGGGAGTTTCAGGCTCAAGAATTGGTGTCTCTTCTGCAGCAAAGAGAGGTAAGTGTTCTGCTCCTCATTGTATGCGAACCACTAACCTCTAATGGGGGTTTCCGAATTGTGAGTGACAACAGAAACTTCCTCGATACCGGGAGTGGAGACTGCACTCGCGGGTTGAGGATTGTCTGCCGAACCCTCAGGTGGGAGGATAGGTACGACATCAGTAGGAATATCTTGAGTTGCGTTCCCAGAATTGGGGTCAGCAACACTAGCATCCGACCCGTTCTCATCAACAAGTACATCAGATATACTGGGTGTTTCCGACCTCGGAGCTCCCCTGGAAGGCGTTGCGGGGGCGAGGGATGGTGTAGGGCTCGGAAGAGGAGAAGGAAAAGATCCTGGGATGGAGGATGACGCAGGACTCGGAAGAGGAAAAGAAGAAGGAAAGGATCCTGGGACGGGGGACTCAGGAGCTTCCTCTATGGAAAATTTGAATTCAGTATTAATCGGGGAACAAATGGAGGTATAGCTACCATTATCATCCATGAACGAAAACCGTGCTCCTCCTGACATAATGAATATCCGTACAAATCAGATTATTATAATAGTCGTAGCTGTTGTGGTATCTATCAGCAAGGCCACCTGATTTATACCAGTTGAGTTGGTCCTCTTCGCCAATTAGGATGATTAACAATAAATGCTCATCGGTCCTATGAGCCTAATTGCAGTACCGTGTGATCGGTAGTTCACCAACGTCTGGTAAGGCACGTCAAGCTCGAGTAGCTACTCACGATGAGCACTTTTGTGATGGGTTACGGGCGTCTTGCAGCGGAATGTACTTGGAAGCTCATAAATTGATCCCAGATGAGCTAGGTTCGTTGGATCCACCGGCCAGCAGACTCAAGCTGCATCGCCTTTGTGCCTCGTGGCTGCCACATGGATCATACCACACTTGAGAAGTGGAAAGTCGTGAATTATCAAATAAATCTACTGCACCTACACGAGATTGCAAGTAATATTCATGTCTAAGACGCAAATAGCCTTTCTTACGTGTATAACATGCTGCAGGCCATGTACGAACCCTCGGTAATTCCCTCAAGACGAATAACTGAAATCGGCAAACTCGGCTGCTCGCCATGTGGAAGTCGCCATTCGATTGAAAGTTATACCTTGAAGCTGCTCTTCGCCGTCCTAAAACCAGTATGGTGGCATGTGAGACGGGACAAGCgataagcgctggagcaaaTCAATGCCATATGTATGACATATAGTGGGCCTTCTTGTCAGGCTTATCTCCAACTCTGATTACCACAACTCAAACACGCTTAAACATTCTAATGTCCGTTACAATCGAACACCCGCTTGTTTTCTGAAATGCTTGCAGCCAGAGTTAAAGCCGAATATTAAAAGTGCTACTATGCCCATCGCCCATTGCCCACTTCAACACGTTCAGCTCATCAGTATGCCAGCCCACCCGTAACCTTCGTCAATGACAATAGTTGTCATGCACTGCCTTGCCAGCCTCATGGTCAACTGCTCTTCAGCGATCACCGGCTGCTCACTGCACCGGTGTCTTTGACTGGGTTAGAACAGCAACTAATCAGATTTATCCACTTCAATTTACATTTCGACTCAGCTCAACAATGACATTATCTCATCCTAGCACTGACAATCCTCGGTCCACGCGCTCGACACCATTGACAGACTTGAAGGACATTTTGATCTTTTTGGATGGGACGGGAAAGGATGGAGCTTTGGACTCAGGTATTGGTTGACTTCAAGCGTCATACTAATGCGATTCCTGAATCAATGGATTCCCACAGGAAACAGCCATCCAACAACCAATGTCTGGCAGCTTTGTAGGCCGATTTGCGTGTTTGATTACAGACCACATTTGTTGAGTCCATTTGAAATTGGGCAGATTTAATGGCAGAATCGATTGATAGCGGGCATCTCAAACGCAAGCGGATATCTCTCTACATTCCAGGTGTGGGTTCGGGAAAGGGTGACTTGAAAATCAAACGTTGGTTAATTCAAATTTATGGAAGTAGGATCGGTAGGTAGACTTCGTGATTACTCCAAATAAGCTATCAATTTAGTGACACGAGGATTGAGCAGTTGACCAGGTGGTTCAAGCTTGGAATTATATTTACATTAATTACAGGCCTGGAGATCGTATCTAGTTGGCCCCATTATTTTTCCTTACCTTCGCGACCAATAACCTTTTATGTAGTCTTTTCGGGTATTCACGCGGAGCATTTGCTGCCAGAAAATTGGCCAGTTTACTGGTCCGTGAACAGTTTTTATACCAATTAACGTAGTTAAGCTTACCCTGCCATCAGCTTCGTCTTGAGTTGACCAACACTGGTCGAAGCTTTCTTGAAAAGTGGAGATTATGTGAAAGACCGCTCTCATGGATTCCATCGGAGGAGCCTCCCAAAACTCCGATTGCTGTGGAGTACGTGGTCCTTTCAATATAGCTTTGAGTGACTCACGCTCCTCCCCAGATGCATTGGCGTCTGGGATACCGTCGGTGAGCCTTCTTTCTATAAGGACGGAACATATTTGAACTGTCTCCTAGGCGCTGTTTACAACCCGGTATTCCGCTTGAAGCAAAATATCATAGGGACGCCCGATGACGAGCAAGTGACTCCAGGTATAAAGTTTAAACCTTCTCTTTAAACTTACATGTCCAGGTTCCCCTCAAATGTGAAGCATGTATTTCACGCTCTTGCTTTTCACGAAAACCGAATGCGTTTCCAAGTCAACCTATTTGAAAGTCCAAAAGGCCGTACCCCACCAAAGCAGGTACCCAATTTAGCCTCGAGGTTTTCTGAACTATCTACCTAAATTGTATAGATATGGTTTCCAGGATCACATTCAGATGTAGGTGGAGGGGGCAAAAATCCAGATCTACCTAGGATTAGTTTATTATGGTTGTTGGTAAGCAGATCTGCTCCTGCATAACTCGCAAAAACACTTGATCTCTTACATACAGGGAGAGTTACAACCGCACATTACGATCCGTAATAGTCAGATATTATACCCAGAAGTTAATCATTTAAAACCAAGTGACGCTTATTCCGAATCAGGATGGAAACGACTACAGTCGACGCCCTCTCCATGCTCGTTGATGGGCTCCAATTCAAATGCACGTTTCTAGGAAAAGAAGGGGGTGTTTTTTGCTTAATCAGTAGATTAATAATCAGCTGCTTTCTTGTTTCTGAGGGGCTGCACACGAGCAAACGGTACAAAGAGATGCATTGCTTAAGACACATAATCTATATGCGTATTAATTGCAAGGAGGGACTAAAGGAGCGACATTGTTACGAGATCAGACACAAAAGTTTGCAAACCAAATTATTCGACTAAAGCCTAGCCTGAGCAAACATATCGCGAAGTTCACGCTCGGGGTCCTCCGGGGGCAAAATCTGCTGCTGGAATGTGAGGCGCTGGCGCTTGGGGCTCTCTTCGGACATGATTGGGCTTTTACGGAAGTTGATTAACACCCAATGCATTGATGTCGACTGGATTGCGAAGCATATACTCACTAGTGATATCTAAAAAAAGACGCAAAAAGAGAGAAAATTACAGAGACAAAGCAATTGTGGTGGCAAGATTGAGACATGTATTCACAAGAGCTCTGCTTAAATACAGGAAAGTGTAATTTTTTTCGCTGAACCCAGAGGCTGTCGGTTGTTGTGCCTAATGGGGATAGTGGCTGTGGCACAAAAACAGTTAGAAAGCAAAGTCATGAAATTGCGAACCCGTTTGTCAGCTAGAAACCGAAACACGAGCATCCGGAGGGAGAGCATGGAGAGGGCGTCGACTGTAGTCGATCGATACGAAACGCGGCTAGACAGCAAGGCACTCAAAGCCGGAGATTTAATTCACATTTCGCTTACCGAGATAGATAAGGCAAACATACGACCACGAAGGGCGGCGTACCATTCCTTGATGAATATTCTAGAACTGGATTATCTAGGGTTACAAACTGTGGCGTTGAACCAAGTAGAGCGCGAGTTGTCTCGGACTCGACTTAGAACAACGGTACAGTATTTCTTTGAATCGCATCGAATCCCAAAGAGAGTTTAAAGTAACATTACTTTTACTAGTCTCAAGTCATAATTGGCAAGATCAAGAATCAGCTGCGTGATCCCTTGGGATCTCTTGCATCCACGGGCATGCAAAGGAATCGGTCGAACTCCAGCACGGGGGTTATTATTCGTTCGCCTCGGGTGCCTAGAGTTATCCAACACCCTGAATGGCGTCACGCTATTTATGCGGATACCTCCTCTGGTTTATAGTCTCTCGGATTCGTTTGGTAATATCATGTCTGAAATCCACATTTTGACGGGTAGGAAACTACATCGAACTTCCTCTGCTTTCGCGTATCGTATGAGTATGCAATGCGTATATATATAATATCTATGTAGTAATGAAAGCGTGTGCACATGCGGGGACCATGCAAATGCGAAGGAGTCAAACTGGTGGTTTAGGGGGTGCCCGCCAGGGCTCCCGGGGCGCGAGCACGACTCGTGGGTCGGGCGATCATATGACTCCTGTCGCGATCTTATAAGGATAAATGGTGAGATAAAGGAATCGAGCCAGCCAAACGTGCTAGCGAGTGGAGTGGTCGCGAGCAAACGGGTTACTCGCGATGTCGTCCCATGTATTTCAGAGACGGAGCCGAAGTGGGGATACAAATTGCTAACGCCGTCACGTCACGTGATCTAGGTAAGCGCCGCTCCTGGCCTCCTGCAGTTTTCCCCCTCCCCTAAGCGAGGTTTATTGTACAATTTGAACTGATCGTAGCATATCTACATAGTATTGGTCGTTGTAAGGAACACGTGACTCCGGGGCTCGGCTCCGAGGCCCGCGACTCCTCACTCCCATGAAGAAGTTTACATAAGAAACCCGCAGTAGCCACGCAGCACGCAGACTACGCAGCCTAAGCACACACGCTAGGCTCATGACCTGTAACGACTAAACAAATGACTGAGCGAGTGTATGCACCCGCTAAACATGTATATAAGGAATCGTTTCGACTAGCTGAAAGAAGTGAATCTTGTATCTAATTAACGGATAGAATATATTGACTTCGATAGCCAAACTCGCTCGATAATTAAATCAACGATCTAGGCTTTCTATCTCACTCGTTTCTATCATAACCGCAAGGTTATATCTTATATTACTAATCACTGAACTCTGTTACAGTTACGTTTCTATATAACCTTACAGTCGTGCATCTCCGCAGAACACCTCTTGTCTCTAATTTAGCAACTCAGGGGCATACCAGTAGTTGTATGTATCAGATAGAAAGACTTTTTATTAATGGCAGTTATAAAATATGTGTTGATGGCTTATTCGTGTGTGGTCCATATGATATACTCATTTTGGGGTTGGTACTCCATGGCCTAATTCCAAGTCTGACATATGGTTGTATATTGCAGCCACGTGACCGTGTGGACCCCTCTCCTGGCCCCTCATTGCCTTCCAACCTTCACCACTTTTGCAGCAACCTTCTAGAGGCTATTCTATGTTGGCGCCGATGTACCACGAGTCCAGTTCCAAAAAGGATGCTGAACCGGATCTAATTTATAGACTTTGGCGAAATGAATAGGGGAGGCTGCGGGGATGCTTTCCCTCGTTTTTTACACGCGGCCAGCGCTTGCCTCGCGGACTGCTGGTGAGCGCTACATGTGATCAATGAAGGTACGTATGCTATCACTCGGCTATGCCTTGGGCGATCTGAGTTTCAAGGTTGCGCCCAGGAACCTGACAATGGAAGTATACATCTCGTGCAATCAGCACGCGCAGGTTTAACAatcaccaccaccaattGACCCAAACGCTTACTCTAaccgccccccccccccaaataCACCCTCGGACCTCATCTCGCCTGAAACACATGCCACTGAAGCCTGACAAAGCGTCCGACACACTTTCGCCGCCACCGGGCCCCCATTCTCCCCGATATCATTCATTTCATTCCGGGAGTGGAGCTCGCCTCACAGGCAAAGATATCTTAGTCTTTTGTGATGGATCTGGAAAAGACGGGAGAGCAGGTTCAGGTTGGTTCTAGCGAATTTAAGAAATCATATATGACTTTAACGTGCTATCAGAAACTAAGACAAACGTTTGGAAGCTCTGTGGGTTGTCACGAATCTTAAAATGTGACAAAATTGAAGCTCAATATTCACTAGACGAACTGGCTCTTGCACAAAAAGGAACCGATCAAAAGGGATGGGGCGCTTTCCAGACTTCTACGTTGCGCCAACACGAAATCGTCTATCTACCCGGCGTTGGCTCAGGATCTAACAGGAACCCTTACAACTTACTGGTTCGACTTTTTGGTTCCACAATAGGTGAGTTCCTGGACACGCTGCTTCGGACGGACTGTCGAAAACTACGGCCAGTTGATAACATAGTGGATGCATATCTTCACGTCGCAAAACATTACGAAGCGGGAAGCAAAGTCTAGTAAGGCACCCGATATCCGATTGACTTTTCGCTAACGCACTGTCACAGTCTTTTTGGCTACTCCAGAGGGGCGTTTGTTGTCCGCAAGGTTGCTAGTTTGATAGTAGGTTAATGGGCGCTTTCGACCATTGATAGGGCTAACTCATCCCCAGTATCGAATTGGCATTATACGTGAGAGGGAAGATATGCTCAAACTGTGGGATCGTCACGAACGGCCTGTGGCATGGAATCTAATCGATTCAACCCCAAGAGGCTCCGCCATAAGGATTCAGTTCGTCATTCAAGACAGTCTGCGTGATTTGGACTAATGTAGGTTCATAGGGCGCTAATTGTCTGGGACACCGTAGGTAGGAGGCATTGACCAGTAATTGAGATAAAAAAGAAATCGACTGATATCATTATCTTCAGGTGCAATTCGGTCCGTACATCCCAAAAGCAAGATGGAAGCAGACATTTTAGGGATGTCAGATGCAGAGTCAGTCCTGGGCCTATCAAGCGCTTGTAGTTGCTCATTTTGCTGCAGGCTACCGCCAAACGTGGACCACGCACTTCATGTAGTCGCTTTTCACGAAAACCGCAAGTTGTTCCGAGTGACTCTTTTTGAGCCCGATCCTAAACAGCAGCATAAACTAAAAGAGGTACGTAAAATGTGTATATGGCCTAGATAGACAGCTTAGGTTTGCTGTGCAGgtctggttcccaggtgcCCACGCTGACGTTGGTGGCGGGGGACATGTGAAGGCAGGGCTGCCCAGTATCAACCTTATTTGGATAATCGTTAGTGGGATCTTACTTGGATTAATTCTTATTCGCTTAGCAAGATCCCTCCGATTGATAGGGTGAACTTCAAGCGAATTGCTCCTTATTTATATCACACGATGAACTCGAATATCCCACGGAAATCCAAAGCCTGTCCCCCTCTGACGCTTATCATCAATCTCCTAGGTGGAAACGCCTTGTAGACAAATGCGAGAGTCGATTGACGCTACTAAACAAGGAATCGCTAGTCCACGAGACGGTCGTGTATCTTAAAAACTACATGCCAGATCACCTCGATCCTAGGTCAGAACATGAATCATCGATGTTAACAGTAAGCGATCTTATTTCAATCGGGTGGGATATCAAGGTCAGCCTTCTCGCTCGCAATGCCTTTGAAACACTCAAATATGCGAATGCCATGGTAAGTTTTTGTGAATGACCTGCCATACTTtacacatatactatattcATTTAGGCCAACCGAAAACTCAAAGAGCAAGCGGCGCAGTACAGACATAGACTTAGCTCTCTCCAAATGTCTCGAGCACCACGCCCATCGCTAACGGCAACCAGCCAGGCTCGGGGTCCCGACATGAGCACTCTGCAATCACATCGGTCCGACACCAATGGAGATTTACCACCCAATACTACTACACGGACATTTGCGGTTTCACAGGTAGCCAGTCATCGTCATCGTGCAGGATCGTACGTGCAGGTCCGTGTACAGGACCCTGTTCTTGCCCGGACGAATTCGCAGAAAGTCAAATCAG is a genomic window containing:
- a CDS encoding TPR-1 domain protein, yielding MSGGARFSFMDDNEEAPESPVPGSFPSSFPLPSPASSSIPGSFPSPLPSPTPSLAPATPSRGAPRSETPSISDVLVDENGSDASVADPNSGNATQDIPTDVVPILPPEGSADNPQPASAVSTPGIEEVSVVTHNSETPIREETPILEPETPVHDMTPGATDTRTPTPPIPIHFLQDLRPLENRAPSRSSRIHLPDLAEMLPEERAAITANEFLSSGDLEAAHQAITDLKELLSQGSNLPLSTKAQAAETLGAVLSQRFEHYGDVDDMEEAVEAQLKLASFSLESPDPELRIKSHGGLGRTLAAQFEHTADPDYAEYWLTLPASNLPSMHVPTMHGRSESLEQALARCEEALDSVPTNAPERTPLSGLLGGALLSRFDRTHSAEDVTRAVEFLGFAVEHTPEESPERPKRMRSYGDAIMMRAMVQNDMNSLNTAINIQEMALRLLTTEHAAYPATTGSLAKAFHIRYRATGDIHDLDKAIDYLKVTVEYTPFTDPDHARITDLLGKSFMAKYRTAVQPPRTQYLNYAVELHRQAVALTPSDHRRYAGRLESLGKAYSKRYRSQLRRQNAQQSDLDAAERCLREVIERDPSRIEDMLRELGNLGLH